The following is a genomic window from Onthophagus taurus isolate NC chromosome 1, IU_Otau_3.0, whole genome shotgun sequence.
AATCGAATAAAACATTTCGGAAAAATTTTCCACTTAATCACGCGATCAATAACGGTTTCcaattgtaacaaaaattcCGCTTGTTTCTCCAATCGCCTCGCACTGCTTTCTTGTTGAAGACCCTGTATGTCACTTACTGCCAATCCAACCATTAAATTCATCAGAACTATACTAACGACGAtgataaataagaaaaaaattattctcgATGTCACGTGCAATCCGGATGTATTATTCGCCGTCGAAAATAAATCGACATACTCAAATTCGCCGATCATCATAACCATCGTTTTTACCATCGAGAGCCATACATTTTGGAATGTTTCATCGTTGTAAAATTGGATTGAGAAACAAAGAGCAAAACCAATAACCAAGCTGATAAACGTCGAAAGTACTTTAATCACGTTTAAAAGAACCGCTCCAAACATTAAGGCGTAATAACCTAAATTTGGAAATCTTCCTATTAGTAACATTAATTCGGTCCAAGCTAATAAAACGGCGACGCTGGTGCTGTGCAAAACCCATTCTTGAGATGCaacgatttcttttaaatcattacTTTCAGCAAAAGCAATCACGGTAAGGGCGATTGTCGTTGATGTTATATTCATCCAAATTTCGAATTTGTTATAGAGATTCTTTATCATTACTATAGCCTAcataacaaatattatttaattataacgaatttaaaaatatattttacctGTATTATAGCATGAATTAAAAGTCCCGTTGCGGAAATGGTTAAAATATATCTAGACACTACCGATACTATAAAAACATAAGGAACTTTTTTAACAAgcatcaaaatataaattgataaaGACAAAACGAAAACGATGTaacttataattaaaaaataaaaaaatggctTTGCTTGGCTccactttaaatttaaataagctTGTAATAAGGGATGATGTAAcaattgtaatttttcttgttcttcGATCGCGTTGAAATAACTATGAAGTATTTTCATCTGTTGGCAACCTTTCGGggctaaaattgcaaaattcaactTTATCCCGTGATTAGGATCGTTTTCGACGCAACCATCAAAAATGTTCGTTAAAAATCTTATCGGATCCGACACATTCTTAAAGAACTTATCGCTAACCGTCTCTCCACTTTTCGTGCATAAACTCATATCGGCCCCTTTATTCAAAAGCAGTTTAAAGCAATCTTTTCTATCCGCATAAGCAGCCAAATACGATGGACTTCTTCCGTATGAATCAACCCGGTTAATATCGTCAATTGTAAATCTGGAATCTTCTAAAAAAGTATTCAAAATACGTGTGAATCCTTTTAAGGCTGCAACGTGCAATTCGTTCTCTCCATTTGTTGTGTTTGTTAACCAAGCGccttgttttaataaaagtttcgtCATCTCATAACTTCCTAAATGGACGGCGTGGTATAAAGATGTCGCACCTAGAATAAagagatttttataaaattcttgACGTAAatgtatttagttttataaataagCAAAATTTTCTGTTATAGGAAATCGATCCTGATTATTATTACCATCATAGGGATTGAGGAGATGGGTTAAAACAGCCGGACAGAAAAAAAGATGTAAgtttaaataatgtaattgaTACAACGTTTGGTAAACCTCAGAATTGTTACAGGATTTGGAGTTTTCATCGCAACTTAAGATACGAAAGTAAAGGAGGGCAGTTGAAGATTTTGCTGCAAAAGAGAGGTAAGTCCATTTTTTGGCACGAAagggttaaatttaaaacgatcTATTCGGGGTGAACGCTCAAATAAAGTACaggaacaactttttacaatttgctAATACAGTGCGtttcaaaagtaacggataaattcgataaaattattataaacaatttatgaaaaaatcgctgaaacgggtctaaagatttcaattttttgcaatttttttgtgtatatttaaaaaaatttccgccatttttaaacgagttatgacgtcatcggagttttttttaatggaacaccccattttttatatcggaatttgaaagagatttttttctgaattatgtacaataaatattaatatcgattacataagaaaattttcgagaaaaattaatttaaagtttcattatttcccattcatttgatataaaaaatagtagtagccgtgcgtaaccatggcaaccaaatgttttgatttaaaatttccaagtGTCAAAATTCGATTTGAAACAGTGTATTGTACGTTAATGACATTATTTTGAGTAGTATTGTGGAGTTTCTTGTGTTAATTGTTGTTATTCATTGTTATTTGTTGCTATTCATCGCTATTCGTTATTacgtttttgttgttatttgatCTTATTGTTTATCTATTATTggttatttgttatttattgaCTGTTCGACaagtaagaaattaataatgacGCTTACTGAAACTGAAAGAATCGAGATTCTTATGATGATTGGTTTCGGAAATAGAGTCCGAACGTCCAAAACATCCAAACCGTACTCCAATATCACTATCGACAATAAGTCGAATTGAGAGTAAATTTGGCGAACTTGGTGATGTACGAGATAAACCTAAGACCGGACGTCCATTGGCCTTAAATGAAGACCGTCAATTGGATGTCCTGTTAAGTGTAGAGGAAAATCCGCATTCAAACATCTCCAATATTGCtgcaaatttaaatacatcTAGAAGCACAATATCAAGAtttcttaagaaaaaaaaaatatcacccCTACAaagtacagggtggttcaaattcgatgtccgaataagctaactcgaaaactataagagttagaagaaaagtagctgacatgtcatgatctcgtttttcgagaaactgctaatgccgaaaacctcatagcgctatcgtcttttgtttttccgctagaggccaaaattgaaaatatcgtaaaacccgcaaatgtaattatcttggttattattataggtggagtattataactaagacattatatggacacttttttacacagaatttgatgacgtagtcaaaaaagttttgtcggttttagattatgagatatcacaattttcgttttttttaatggaaataaccactgattattcgcttaataaattcgttatttttttctgattacaaaaatatagggtttgacaggtctatttcttatttttttagaataaaactaaaaataaacttttcttttagtgtcgtcaaagaaattaaatttacagtttcctgtaaattacggttctataactaaaaattaagaaaacatatttctgatatttgaaacaaatatatttgttgaactgtttaatttatgtatgttttacacaaaagttggaatagattatttcatattgtttattacgatttaatattatttttaaatgacttaataaattatcgatagatggcgctcatatgttttttttaattcaaataaacatagcaacatttgtttgtattcaaaaattttctgaagtgttactttaaaaatcctgtttttaagatcaattatgaaaagtttgacatgttagaatgttacatattaaaaaattatttgtttttaaataccagaagttatctccgtttaattgttaactttttagattttacctaccgccccgcaacttacaggaaactgtaaatttaatttcctcgacgacactagatggtaattttataaaaaaagtttatttttagctttattctaaaacaataagaaatagacctgtcgaaccctttatttttgtaatcagaaaaaaataacgaatttaataagcgaatgatcagtggttgtttctatttaaaaaaacgaaaattctcatgatgatatctcaaaatctaaaaccgaaaaatttgttttgactatgtcatgaaattctctgtaaaaaagtgtccatataatgtcgtagttataatactccacctataataataaccaagataattgcacttgttggttttacgatattttcaattttggcctctaggggaaaaacaaaagacgatagcgctatgaggttttcggcattagcagtttctcgaaaaacgagttCATggcatgtaagctactttttttctaactcttatagtttccgagttagtcttttcggacatcgaatttgaaccaccctgtacacttGGTGCATGAGTTTTCCGATGACGATTTTGATCGACGCGTGCAATTCTGCGAAGCAATGACGGAACTATGCATGATGAACTATGCTGTGCAAATccggaatttattaaaaacattctattctcggatgaagcaacattttgtttaaatggCACCGTCCATAAGCAAAACTGCCGTTATTGGGCAGTAGAAAATCCCCATTGGAAAGCCGAGGCAAATACACAATATCCCCAAAAGGTGAATGTGTGGGCTGGAATAGTGGagaacagaattattggaccGTATTTCTTTAACGGAACAGTAGGCGGCCAAGTTTACTTGCAATTTTTCCAAATGCAGAAGATCCAAATAGATTTCAAATACAGCAAGATGGCGCGCCCCTCATTATGCTCTAGTTGTACGAGAATACCTCAACCAAAAATTTCCCAATCGGTGGATTGGCAGACGCGGACATATTGAATGGCCctttagattattttctttggagttatttaaaatctaaagtttattttaataagccTGATAACTTAGAAGATCTGAAGCAAAAAATTAGAGAAGAAATTCAATTAATCGATCCGGATATGATTTAAAACGTTCAAGAAGCATTTGTCTCCCGATTAAGATATTGCCTTGCCGCTAACGGGCAGCAATTTGAATTAATGATGATTATTGTTTTCTATCGttcatttcatatttttgtaaacttaaagttgaaaaaaaatgtttaatttttgatatcttattttctgtttgcgtttttttttaatgcgtTTGATGCAACAAGCTATTGCTACTTTTGTATCTCAAGtacaatagtaataataattaatttaaataaataattcaattcaaattgaattttgacacttgaaaatgtcaaatcaaaacaattggttgccatggttacgcactgctactgctattttctatatcaaatgaatttgaaataataaaacattaaattaattgttttcgaaaattttgatgaaGTGACTCATCAAATCAGTCTTTTACCACATTGCATTGAAAACACATTAGACAAAGCTGTGAAagtattatacattttttctGATAACTGCGCGgctcaaaataaaaatcgtaGCCTAATGCAATATTTATATTGCTTGGTACAACATGGTAGATTTGACAAGATCGTGCACTACTTCTCAAAACCCGGTCACAGTTTTTTTGCCTTGTGACCGATCATTTTGGAGAACAGaaaagtatattaaaaaagtagAACGGATCGACATACCTGAAGAATCTATAAATCGTTACACAAATTTGTGTCGTGGCCGTTACACAAAATATGATTATTCTGTCTAGTCTGTCAAAAAAGTCGTAATGGATAACAAGCAGAAATTTGCCATATCaaaacaaagaatttttgaatatgaTTCGAAATCAACTGACATTAAGTATAGCGTGTCAAGTGGTCTGATTATATTTTCCCATTTTGACATCAGAAAGAAGAAGGCAACGCTCCCGTTTCCTCTACCAAGTGCTGAGGATCATGCATATGCCTcgacatttttcttaaaaaaactaaaatatgaTAATGTCATGACCCTTGCCCGAAAATATGTCCCTGAAACCTGTATGAAGTATTACAGAAGCCTAAAATGCGTTGTAGAGCAATCGAGTGAAGACACTGATTTGACAGATACAGAAGAAACAGGATATTAACAGAAACAACTAACACAAATAATGTAACGAAGTTCTAGGTGAACCTTATCTTGCTGGAATTTACTTCGAACGTTGTGATAAATTTTCGGTCCTCCCTAACTAGAAGTAGCGCCTTGAAATGGCACATGgcaactttaattataaatgttgTGTCGTCCTATCGGGGGCAAATGGATGAAAGTTTATGGGGTATCGTCCTTCTTAAATCCTCCAAAATTTTGCCGGCTTGATATTTAATTactcattttttaaagttaatggtaaaataacaacttttataaaaaaaaaaactctaaGAATGGAGAGAAAAAGAGAATGAAGGGAAGAAATTTGGCAACATGAAAGTGACAGAACtttgaatttcaataaaaGGTGATCATCACATTGCTGCCTCAAACGCAGCTTTAGCCTCAGCTTTGATTAAAGTGGGGAATGTACAATTTGTgggaaaatatcaaaatcggttgtattaaatcaaaaacataaCATTACCTGTTGAATCAGTTTTTGTAACATCAGCACCATAAGAAACAAGTATTCTTGTTATTTCTTCATATACATCCAAAGAATTACATCCTGCTAGTAAAAGAGGAGTTAAACCATTAGAATCGATACAGTTTACGTCCGCGCCTTTAAAAACCAACAATTTCACGATTTCAATATGTCCTTTCTTCACGGCGATATGTAAAGGAGTTCTTTGACTTGAAACGCCCAACAGATCAAACAAAGgcaactaaaacaaaaagttacataaaacattttctttgaaTATTGTATTTAACCATTTGTAACAATTCTTTGTATTTTTGAACATCACCaacactcgattttttttccccaacaattttttctctttCGCAAGTGAGTTTGCATTCTATATTAGCGCCGTGGGTTAATAATAGCTCAACTAATTTCACGTTTCCGTTCAAAACGGCGTAAAGTAGTGGAGTACGGCCGAGATAATCTTGCAGATTTATGTGATTATTTTTCGATAATCTATATTTTAGATTTGATGGAATTTCGTTTTCGGTTGCAAAAGCACATAAAAGCTatgtaagaaaaattttaaattaatacaaataaatgtttaaatgaaaACTTACTTGTACGGCCGTAATGTTGAATAACCCGATCTCCCCGTTGTATAATTCCGGGaaagaatttataatttgaagAACACCATCTTCGCTCCATCGTTTTGGAATAGAAATGCTTGATCTAAAAGAAgacatattaatttaaatttacatctGTTTGCATAGAAAACGAAActgtttttgaatttaaatctTGTTATTATCGGTTATAAAGgaagtaattattaaatttaataaaccaCATTTtgtgataataattttatcaaaaaaaaaaaaataggaacccacaaaaaaattacctcGAAATTACTATAAAGT
Proteins encoded in this region:
- the LOC111420222 gene encoding transient receptor potential channel pyrexia-like, with amino-acid sequence MSSFRSSISIPKRWSEDGVLQIINSFPELYNGEIGLFNITAVQLLCAFATENEIPSNLKYRLSKNNHINLQDYLGRTPLLYAVLNGNVKLVELLLTHGANIECKLTCEREKIVGEKKSSVGDVQKYKELLQMLPLFDLLGVSSQRTPLHIAVKKGHIEIVKLLVFKGADVNCIDSNGLTPLLLAGCNSLDVYEEITRILVSYGADVTKTDSTGATSLYHAVHLGSYEMTKLLLKQGAWLTNTTNGENELHVAALKGFTRILNTFLEDSRFTIDDINRVDSYGRSPSYLAAYADRKDCFKLLLNKGADMSLCTKSGETVSDKFFKNVSDPIRFLTNIFDGCVENDPNHGIKLNFAILAPKGCQQMKILHSYFNAIEEQEKLQLLHHPLLQAYLNLKWSQAKPFFYFLIISYIVFVLSLSIYILMLVKKVPYVFIVSVVSRYILTISATGLLIHAIIQAIVMIKNLYNKFEIWMNITSTTIALTVIAFAESNDLKEIVASQEWVLHSTSVAVLLAWTELMLLIGRFPNLGYYALMFGAVLLNVIKVLSTFISLVIGFALCFSIQFYNDETFQNVWLSMVKTMVMMIGEFEYVDLFSTANNTSGLHVTSRIIFFLFIIVVSIVLMNLMVGLAVSDIQGLQQESSARRLEKQAEFLLQLETVIDRVIKWKIFPKCFIRFLIKSKSISLDFTVKTEWYNYHRRKSFNLKEKLSPKLLEAIVSIARKNGRREVKLSEKQMGEIIEKIKLLLDTYEV